Proteins from a single region of Salvelinus fontinalis isolate EN_2023a chromosome 15, ASM2944872v1, whole genome shotgun sequence:
- the LOC129811589 gene encoding kelch-like protein 28, whose product MDQQAQSYMLASLTRPHSEQLLQGLQLLRQDHELCDIVLRVGDAKIHAHKVVLASISPYFKAMFTGNLSEKETSEVEFQCVDEAALQAIVEYAYTGTVFISQETVESLLPAANLLQVKLVLKECCSFLESQLDAGNCIGISRFAETYGCHDLCLAATKFICQNFEEVCQTEEFFELTRAELDEIVSNDCLKVVTEETVFYALESWIKYDVTERQQHLAQLLHCIRLPLLSVKFLTRLYEANHLIRDDHACKHLLNEALKYHFMPEHRLSYQTVLSTRPRCAPKVLLAVGGKAGLFATLESMEMYFPQTDSWIGLAPLSVPRYEFGVALLDQKVYVVGGIATHMRQGISYRRHESTVERWDPDSNTWSTVERMAECRSTLGVVVLAGELYALGGYDGQYYLQSVEKYVPKVKEWQPVAPMTKSRSCFATAVLDGMVYAIGGYGPAHMNSVERYDPSKDAWEMVAPMADKRINFGVGVMLGFIFVVGGHNGVSHLSSIERYDPHQNQWTACRPMNEPRTGVGSAIVDNYLYVVGGHSGSSYLNTVQRYNPITDSWLDSSGMMYCRCNFGLTAL is encoded by the exons ATGGACCAGCAGGCCCAGTCCTACATGCTTGCCAGTCTGACGCGGCCCCACTCTGAGCAGCTGCTGCAAGGCCTCCAGCTGTTGCGGCAGGACCATGAGCTGTGCGACATTGTGCTGCGAGTGGGGGATGCTAAGATCCATGCCCACAAAGTGGTGCTGGCGAGCATCAGCCCTTACTTCAAGGCCATGTTCACAGGAAATCTGTCAGAGAAGGAGACCTCTGAGGTGGAGTTCCAGTGTGTTGATGAGGCTGCGCTACAA GCCATCGTTGAGTATGCCTACACTGGCACAGTATTCATCTCACAGGAAACGGTGGAGTCCCTACTGCCAGCTGCTAACCTGCTCCAGGTCAAGCTGGTGCTGAAGGAGTGTTGCTCTTTCCTAGAGAGCCAACTAGATGCTGGGAACTGTATAGGCATCTCTCGCTTCGCTGAGACCTATGGCTGCCATGATCTCTGCCTGGCTGCCACTAAATTCATCTGCCAGAATTTTGAAGAGGTGTGCCAGACAGAGGAGTTTTTTGAGCTGACACGGGCGGAGCTGGATGAAATAGTGTCAAATGATTGTCTGAAGGTAGTAACCGAAGAGACTGTGTTCTATGCCCTGGAGTCGTGGATCAAGTATGATGTCACTGAGCGGCAGCAGCACCTGGCTCAGCTACTGCACTGCATCCGCCTGCCTCTCCTCAGTGTTAAGTTCCTTACCCGCCTCTATGAGGCAAACCACCTTATCCGGGATGACCACGCCTGCAAGCACCTGCTCAACGAGGCTCTCAAATACCATTTCATGCCTGAGCACCGGCTCTCCTACCAGACGGTGTTGTCTACACGGCCACGCTGTGCTCCCAAGGTGCTCCTTGCTGTTGGAGGCAAGGCTGGACTCTTCGCCACCCTCGAGAG CATGGAGATGTATTTCCCTCAGACGGACTCGTGGATTGGGCTTGCCCCTCTCAGTGTGCCCCGCTATGAGTTTGGAGTGGCATTGTTGGACCAGAAGGTGTATGTGGTGGGTGGCATTGCCACACACATGCGACAGGGCATTAGCTACCggagacatgagagtacagtggAGAGATGGGACCCTGACAGCAACACCTGGTCTACAGTGGAGCGCATGGCAGAGTGTCGCAGCACCCTGGGGGTAGTGGTCTTGGCTGGGGAGCTCTATGCCCTGGGGGGCTACGACGGCCAGTACTATCTACAGTCTGTGGAAAAATATGTCCCCAAGGTGAAGGAGTGGCAGCCTGTGGCACCCATGACCAAGTCACGCAGCTGTTTTGCCACCGCTGTGCTGGATGGCATGGTCTACGCCATCGGAGGCTATGGTCCAGCCCACATGAACAG TGTGGAGCGGTATGACCCCAGCAAGGATGCCTGGGAAATGGTAGCCCCCATGGCAGACAAACGGATCAACTTTGGTGTTGGGGTCATGCTAGGGTTCATATTTGTGGTTGGGGGACACAACGGGGTATCACACCTGTCCAGCATTGAGAGGTATGACCCACACCAGAACCAGTGGACAGCCTGTCGGCCCATGAATGAGCCACGTACAG GAGTTGGCTCAGCGATCGTGGACAACTACCTCTATGTGGTGGGGGGTCACTCGGGGTCATCCTACCTGAACACTGTCCAGCGGTACAACCCCATCACAGACAGCTGGCTGGACTCTAGTGGCATGATGTACTGCCGCTGTAACTTTGGGCTGACTGCACTTTGA